The proteins below come from a single Vidua chalybeata isolate OUT-0048 chromosome 1, bVidCha1 merged haplotype, whole genome shotgun sequence genomic window:
- the RPP40 gene encoding ribonuclease P protein subunit p40 isoform X1 → MQPAQLGRAPRHLLVCERGHARHPRSRHAAHVRDHAYSCRVSFLIPECGMLPEVLKSTIADIGEYYLVRSLPIHELVTHEFIDAFVKKGSCYALTYKTKIDQDNTAALLPNGKLILSVDKDTYEELGLQGHPSRYSGKKVMRYIITIDLTDAGFHPESKKHNRVLWALKEKKPLEFDFLLAWYNSGAEGSTLMSYFSKNQIQALKPKITFSTLRDLQCPVLQSNDLQGKPEESCSTEELLEWLGAVLNQVSLDNKSSSFLSTYCCPEPNTVVEKAFLCTITGFIIPEKIIQLLEQLCCYFGEPKLAHWLTLTVHGFADSPVSWRESEHGFHKGGENLYNFVIFRNLDYWLQMAVGAHDDCPP, encoded by the exons ATGCAGCCGGCACAGCTCGGGCGCGCGCCGCGGCACCTGCTGGTGTGCGAGCGCGGCCACGCGCGCCACCCGCGCTCGCGGCACGCGGCGCACGTGCGGGACCACGCCTACAGCTGCCGC GTGTCTTTCTTGATCCCGGAATGTGGCATGCTACCTGAAGTGCTGAAAAGCACAATTGCAGATATTGGAGAGTACTACCTGGTGAGGAGTTTACCCATTCATGAATTGGTCACTCATGAATTCATTGATGCTTTCGTGAAAAAAG GTTCATGCTATGCACTTACCTATAAGACAAAAATTGATCAAGATAATACTGCAGCTCTGCTACCAAATG GTAAACTAATTCTGTCAGTGGATAAGGATACTTATGAGGAACTTGGACTGCAAGGTCACCCTTCTCGGTATTCAGGCAAAAAAGTAATGCGATATA TTATCACTATTGACTTGACTGATGCTGGCTTTCACCCTGAGAGCAAGAAACATAACAGAGTGCTTTGGgccttgaaagaaaagaaacctttaGAATTTGACTTCCTACTGGCTTGGTATAATTCAG GTGCAGAGGGATCAACATTGATGTCATACTTTTCAAAAAACCAAATACAGGCCCTGAAGCCAAAAATAACATTCAGCACCTTAAGGGACTTGCAGTGTCCAGTGTTACAAAGTAATGATCTACAAGGAAAACCAGAGGAGTCCTGCAGTACAGAGGAGCTCTTGGAATGGCTGGGTGCTGTCTTGAATCAAGTTAGCTT agaCAACAAATCCTCCAGCTTCTTATCAACCTATTGCTGCCCTGAGCCCAACACAGTCgtggaaaaagcttttttgtgCACAATCACAGGCTTTATAATTCCTGAGAAAATTATTCAGTTATTGGAGCAGCTGTG TTGCTATTTTGGTGAACCAAAACTGGCACATTGGCTGACGTTAACTGTGCATGGCTTTGCAGACAGCCCTGTTTCCTGGAGAGAAAGTGAACATGGTTTTCACAAAGGAGGAGAGAACTTGTACAACTTCGTCATTTTTAGAAATCTGGACTACTGGCTTCAGATGGCTGTAGGAGCTCATGATGATTGTCCTCCATAA
- the RPP40 gene encoding ribonuclease P protein subunit p40 isoform X2 — MLPEVLKSTIADIGEYYLVRSLPIHELVTHEFIDAFVKKGSCYALTYKTKIDQDNTAALLPNGKLILSVDKDTYEELGLQGHPSRYSGKKVMRYIITIDLTDAGFHPESKKHNRVLWALKEKKPLEFDFLLAWYNSGAEGSTLMSYFSKNQIQALKPKITFSTLRDLQCPVLQSNDLQGKPEESCSTEELLEWLGAVLNQVSLDNKSSSFLSTYCCPEPNTVVEKAFLCTITGFIIPEKIIQLLEQLCCYFGEPKLAHWLTLTVHGFADSPVSWRESEHGFHKGGENLYNFVIFRNLDYWLQMAVGAHDDCPP, encoded by the exons ATGCTACCTGAAGTGCTGAAAAGCACAATTGCAGATATTGGAGAGTACTACCTGGTGAGGAGTTTACCCATTCATGAATTGGTCACTCATGAATTCATTGATGCTTTCGTGAAAAAAG GTTCATGCTATGCACTTACCTATAAGACAAAAATTGATCAAGATAATACTGCAGCTCTGCTACCAAATG GTAAACTAATTCTGTCAGTGGATAAGGATACTTATGAGGAACTTGGACTGCAAGGTCACCCTTCTCGGTATTCAGGCAAAAAAGTAATGCGATATA TTATCACTATTGACTTGACTGATGCTGGCTTTCACCCTGAGAGCAAGAAACATAACAGAGTGCTTTGGgccttgaaagaaaagaaacctttaGAATTTGACTTCCTACTGGCTTGGTATAATTCAG GTGCAGAGGGATCAACATTGATGTCATACTTTTCAAAAAACCAAATACAGGCCCTGAAGCCAAAAATAACATTCAGCACCTTAAGGGACTTGCAGTGTCCAGTGTTACAAAGTAATGATCTACAAGGAAAACCAGAGGAGTCCTGCAGTACAGAGGAGCTCTTGGAATGGCTGGGTGCTGTCTTGAATCAAGTTAGCTT agaCAACAAATCCTCCAGCTTCTTATCAACCTATTGCTGCCCTGAGCCCAACACAGTCgtggaaaaagcttttttgtgCACAATCACAGGCTTTATAATTCCTGAGAAAATTATTCAGTTATTGGAGCAGCTGTG TTGCTATTTTGGTGAACCAAAACTGGCACATTGGCTGACGTTAACTGTGCATGGCTTTGCAGACAGCCCTGTTTCCTGGAGAGAAAGTGAACATGGTTTTCACAAAGGAGGAGAGAACTTGTACAACTTCGTCATTTTTAGAAATCTGGACTACTGGCTTCAGATGGCTGTAGGAGCTCATGATGATTGTCCTCCATAA
- the PPP1R3G gene encoding protein phosphatase 1 regulatory subunit 3G: MASPARPRQELAAEERRLRGAAPTVPRDAKREAAGERLVLLELRRCGRPPSPGPGERQEEGEEEEEEGEAAAGEDCCGKCKKRVQFADSLGLSLASVKHFSDAEEPQVPPAALSHLQSPPGEERDPPPPGADPPPPALLLVPDFPDGGEPSAERLRRQRVCLERLGRPAAPTDVRGTVQVLGGPGPREVTVRYTFNEWLSFVDVPAAPLPPEPPAERYGFTLCVPPSLREGSALHFAIRYRSPQGEFWDNNGGRNYTLRCCGCPGGGPAAAPPAPAAPRY, translated from the coding sequence ATGGCGAGCCCCGCACGCCCGCGGCAGGAGCTGGCGGCCGAGgagcggcggctccgcggcgcGGCCCCGACGGTGCCCCGCGACGCCAagcgggaggcggcgggggagcggctggtgctgctggagctgcgCCGCTGCGGGCGGCCGCCGTCCCCCGGCCCCGGCGAgcggcaggaggagggggaggaggaggaagaggagggggaggcggcggcgggcgaAGATTGTTGCGGCAAGTGCAAGAAGCGGGTGCAGTTCGCCGACTCGCTGGGGCTGAGCCTCGCCAGCGTCAAGCACTTCAGCGATGCCGAGGAGCCGCAGGTGCCGCCCGCCGCGCTGTCGCACCTGCAGAGCCCGCCCGGCGAGGAGCGGgacccgccgccgcccggcgccgaccccccgccgcccgcgctgCTCCTGGTGCCCGACTTCCCCGACGGCGGGGAGCCCAGCGCCGAGCGGCTGCGGCGGCAGCGCGTCTGCCTGGAGCGCCTGGGGCGGCCCGCGGCGCCCACCGACGTGCGGGGCACCGTGCAAGTGCtgggcggccccggccccaggGAGGTGACGGTGCGCTACACCTTCAACGAGTGGCTCTCCTTCGTGGACGTCCCGGCCGCACCCCTTCCCCCAGAGCCGCCGGCCGAGCGCTACGGCTTCACACTGTGCGTCCCGCCGAGCCTGCGGGAGGGCTCGGCCCTGCACTTCGCCATCCGCTACCGCAGCCCGCAGGGCGAGTTCTGGGACAACAACGGCGGCCGCAACTACACGCTGCGCTGCTGCGGCTGCcccgggggcggccccgccgccgccccgccggcccccgccgcACCTCGCTACTGA